From one Macaca nemestrina isolate mMacNem1 chromosome 5, mMacNem.hap1, whole genome shotgun sequence genomic stretch:
- the LOC105466477 gene encoding LOW QUALITY PROTEIN: class I histocompatibility antigen, Gogo-B*0103 alpha chain (The sequence of the model RefSeq protein was modified relative to this genomic sequence to represent the inferred CDS: inserted 1 base in 1 codon), with translation MEIELPSLGSQTPRQAEYVEGMRSTNTPRVLPEVLDTRHASPVPTLIGCRMSREANQRRRGLSSKVPTRPPGLRVSSDAEMRXMAPRIFLLLLSGALALTQTWAGSHSLRYFSAGTSRPGRGEPRFISVCYVDDTQFLRFDSDAESPRMEPRARWLEQEGPEYWEEQTGLAKDVAQTFRVGLRNLRGYYNQSEAGSHTLQWMSGCDLGPEGRLLRGYHQFAYDGKDYIALNGDLRSWTAADTAAQITQRKWEAAREAEQWRAHLEGTCVEWLRRHLENGKEMLQRADPPKTHMTHHPISDHEATLRCWALGFYPAEITLTWQRDGEEQTQDTELVETRPAGDGTYQKWGAVVVPSGEEQRYTCHVQHEGLPEPLTLRWEPSSQSTIPIVGIVVGLAVLAVVVTGAVVAAVMWRRKSSGGKGGSYSQAVSSDSAQGSDVSLKA, from the exons GATACTCGTCACGCGTCCCCAGTTCCCACTCTCATTGGGTGTCGGATGTCTAGAGAAGCCAATCAGCGTCGCCGCGGTCTCAGTTCTAAAGTCCCCACGCGCCCACCCGGACTCAGAGTCTCCTCAGACGCCGAGATGC TCATGGCGCCCCGAATCTTCCTCCTGCTGCTCTCGGGGGccctggccctgacccagaccTGGGCCG GCTCCCACTCCTTGAGGTATTTCAGCGCCGGCACGTCCCGGCCCGGCCGCGGGGAGCCCCGCTTCATCTCCGTGTGCTACGTGGACGACACGCAGTTCCTGCGGTTCGATAGCGACGCCGAGAGTCCGAGGATGGAGCCGCGGGCGCGGTGGTTGGAGCAGGAGGGGCCGGAGTATTGGGAAGAGCAGACAGGGCTCGCCAAGGACGTCGCACAGACTTTCCGAGTGGGCCTGCGGAACCTGCGCGGCTACTACAACCAGAGCGAGGCGG GGTCTCACACCCTCCAGTGGATGTCTGGCTGCGACCTGGGGCCCGAGGGGCGCCTCCTCCGCGGGTATCACCAGTTCGCCTACGACGGCAAGGATTACATCGCCCTGAACGGGGACCTGCGCTCCTGGACCGCGGCAGACACGGCGGCTCAGATAACCCAGCGCAAGTGGGAGGCGGCCCGCGAGGCAGAGCAGTGGAGAGCCCACCTGGAGGGGACGTGCGTGGAGTGGCTCCGCAGACACCTGGAGAACGGGAAGGAGATGCTGCAGCGCGCGG ATCCCCCAAAGACACACATGACCCACCACCCCATCTCTGACCATGAGGCCACCCTGAGGTGCTGGGCCCTGGGCTTCTACCCTGCGGAGATCACACTGACCTGGCAGCGGGATGGGGAGGAGCAAACTCAGGACACCGAGCTTGTGGAGACCAGGCCAGCAGGAGATGGAACCTACCAGAAGTGGGGAGCTGTGGTGGTACCTTCTGGAGAAGAGCAGAGATACACGTGCCATGTGCAGCATGAGGGGCTGCCGGAACCCCTCACCCTGAGATGGG aGCCATCTTCCCAGTCCACCATCCCCATCGTGGGCATCGTTGTTGGCCTGGCTGTCCTAGCAGTTGTGGTCACTGGAGCTGTGGTGGCTGCTGtgatgtggaggaggaagagctcaG GTGGAAAAGGAGGGAGCTACTCTCAGGCTGTGT CCAGCGACAGTGCCCAGGGCTCTGATGTGTCTCTCAAGGCTTGA